The genomic segment GGTGACAGCCCGTTCGGTGGAGTTGGGCAGCAGGTCACCAGCCACCTGCACCTGTGCCCCTGTGCTCTGGGGGGGCAAAGGCAGATTCTGgggtccctcagccactcccccCTGGGGCTGAGCACCTCACACCTCCCATCTCCTCCTGGACTCCCAGGGACCTTTACAGAATGCGCAGGGTGATGCTCCACTCCTGCATCACCTGCATCACCTCCCACAGCTCCCACGGGACTGCAGCAGCCCCCATGCCGGGGCCTCCATACCCTCCAGGGGAAAAGGGGAGCTGACACCCAGAGCACCCTCAGCCTCACCTCCCGGATCTCCCGGATCTTAGCTCCTGCCTTGCCGATGAGTGAGCCACACTGGCTGGCTGGGATGACGAGGCGCAGCGTCACTGGCGATCTGCCCACTGCTGCCCCATCGCTCCCTGCTCCCAGGTCCTGCAAGGTACCAGGGGGAAATGTGGCATTGGACCCCTGTGAGGCCCACCGGTGTGGGGTGAACACTCCTGGCTCAGCGGGCACCCAGCAGGGGTGTTGTGGGGCTGCCTACCTCCTCCAGCTTGAAGGCGATCATGGAGACAGCACGGAAGACGGCGTCAGTGGAGCCGGTGATGGTGGTGATGCGCTCGGGGCAGGACCCCTCTGAGATGGTGATGCGTGCGCTGCTCTGGGGACAGTGTCACACTCCGTCAGGGGTGCTGTGGGACCTGAGCTCAAtgtcccccccacccagggAAGGACTCACCAGGGGTGGTCTTGATGCCTGCAGACCTGGGCTGTCCCCCTCCCACCTGCCCCAGGCAGCCTTCCCCGGGGTGCAGTCATAGCTCCCCGGGGGCCACCAGCGAATGAGGGGGGCCAGGGTTGGGCATGTGGGAGccaccagctgctggcaggacagGTAGCAGGTTCTGGCAACCCCCCAGCATGCCCTTACCTGCTCTCGTATCCTCTTAACCGTCTCTCCTTTCTGCAGGGAGAGGAACATGGTGGGTAGTCAGGTCCAGGGGAGCCTGGACCCAGTGTTGCCCTGGACCCCAAATCTTACCTTCCCGATGATGCTGCCGATCTCCTGCAAAGGCAGAGACGAGGGTGGCCCCCTCAGCAggcagctccctgcctgctacatccctcctctgcccacAGCCTGGCAGATGGGCAATCCCTGCCCTGTGGCCACTGGGACATTGGGTGGCTTGCTGGTGACACTGGGGCATGGGAACAGTCCCTCCCTGGCTTAGGACAGGGGAAGAAATACTGCTGGGAATGCTTTTACTGGAAGGATTgggagcaggggaggaaaaCAGGGTGTGGCCCCCCACCCTGGACATTGCCGACCCCCCGAGCAGCGCCAAGCCCCCCCGCTGTTACCTTGCCGTGCATGAGCATACGGAGGGTCAGGGTGATGCTGAGCTCCGTGTCCTCGGGGCTGCCGCCCACACTGCTGGCTCTGTCCGGCGATGCCATGGCGGGAGGGCAAGCTGAGCCTGTGGGACACAGCAGTTTCCAGAAAGGGAGGAGGACCCAGctaacccccccccaaaatctgcAGCCTGAAAAGCATCATGGCTGGGaagaggggaaactgaggcaagggCAGTATGCCATCCTCCAGTGGAGGAGGATTGTACAGCCCTGTGGTGCCCAGGGCCCCAGGCTGTGCaagccttcctcttcctcctcctccccccttcCCAAGCGCAAAGCcccaggggaaactgaggcaatcTCCCTGATGGGGACCATCAGCCCAACGTGAACCATGGCATGATGCCCAATGCATGATGCTGCTGCACTCTGTCCCCCCCTGAGCACCTCAGGGCCCCCCTCAGACTCTGAGCCAGGGGGAAGGGGGTGGCCAGGACCCCATGGTGCcagcgtggggctgggaggaggacaATCGCCATGTGTTTGGGCACGGGTGGGCGGCTGCGGCACCGCTGGCTCCCAGCGAGCTGGGTGATGCCAAGCGGCTTTGAAACAAAGCACCCGTGTTGGGGCTGGGGCCCGTGCCTGCGGGcatggcggggcgggggcagtTATTTTAGGTGCTGGCAGGACTCACCACCGCTACAGCACATCTCCTGCATCAGGGTAAtggagcggggtgggggggggcaggtTGGTCAtctgtgcacccccaaatgctaCAGCTTGCACGCCCGGGGTGGTTTGGACAccccctttccctctttccccccctccccaagtTACTGGGGGCTGGAAAACGGAGGAAAGGCTGCAGAAGAGGGAGTATTCCAGTTTCTGATGGAGGGGATAATGAAATGGGAAGGGGGGCGTGGTACCCCCCTGTAacccccctccccgcagcctcCGGAGCCGCGCGTGGTGccggcagggacgggcagcCTGCCCGGGCCGCGGACCCCCCGGGGATGAACGGCAGCGGGGACCTGCCGGGGACAAAAGATGCCACCGGGGGAGAGAAGGACGAGGCTggcagtggggtggggggaggcgGCAGGGCACGGGTGTCCCCCCACTGCCACAGGCGATGTGGGGGTCCGCGGGCAGGGGGGTGCCCTACTCCAGGTGAGCCAGGCTGGTAGAGACACCAGAGGCCCCGGTGATGGGCACAGGCCACCTGCCCTGTCCCCGTCCCGTGGCTGGCATCGGGACAGCCACGAAACCGGGCACCGCCCGTCCTTCGGGCACCTTCGGGTGGCAAAGGGACGTGacgggggggacaggaggaagCCCCCACCCCGTCCCAGAGGGAACCTCTCTCCGCTCGCCCTCCCGGCCGCATGTCCCCGAGCCCCCCGGGAAGGGGGCTGGCGGGTACCTTTCCGTGCGCCTCGTCCCTCCGCCGCCGGCCACCCCGCTCAGTGCCACATTGTCCCCGGCGGCGCCCAGTGACACCCGGGGCAGGAACAATGAGCCGCTTGACAggccagggccaggctggcagccccggcccccacCCCGGTCCACGCCGGGGCCCCCCTCGCTCTTCCCCTCtcccacatccctccctccGGGATCCTATTACAGCGGATAAGAGACACTAAAAGGAACAATGCACCCTGGGTAAGGCCATCTGCCACCGCTGGGGACATTCCtgtccccccctgccccccccttTGGCTCACACATCGCCCCTCTTTGTAATTGcggttttttttcctggaagccGATCAGCTGGCAGGGCTCGAGGGCTCAAGGACACCGGAGCGGGCAGGGACGGGGCGGCTGGCACCCCAGGGCCCGCCggcacccaggggtgctgctAGGGGGAGAGCacctggggggtggggggagggcAGAGGCACCCCTGTATGGAGGGGCCGGGACTGCAACAGGGCTTCAACACCTGCTAAATTGGGTGAGGGGCAAGGGATGCTCAATCAGGGGACCTGCCAGGGCCAGACAGGGGacctgccagggcaggggccGGCTCCTGCACCCCTGGAACTGCCCCGTGCCCCCACACGGGCATCCTGTGCCCACAGACAAgtgcccccccccgccttgCTACCTCCCCCACTAAATCCTCCTGGGCCCTGGCGTAAGCAGCTAAAGCCCAGGCAGGCTTGGGGAAGGGGGGGTGTCAGGGGGGCACCCCGCTGCCAGCTCCATCTGTGCCCCCaagtgcccagcacagcagcactgaggaggaggaggggaggtggtgggcagggggcttgtccccctgtctgtccaGACAGACATCTGTCAggcctccctgcctgcaccccccaTCTGTTCATACCAGCCACTCATTCAGTAAATCCCCCTCCCGCCTTCCCGGGGcactgggctgctgctgccgtgGTCAGCATCCTACCGGGGCTGGCAGGTCCCCTTTAAGCCCCTGTGGATTACGCTGGGCTTGGGTGCCAGCCAggaggggtgggaggaggaagagaaggatgaAGAGGAGGCTCGCAGGCCAGGGACACAGGTGTCACCACCCCGGGAGACCTACCTGTGCCCAAACACAGTCCTGGGGCTCCCTGGGCACTGAGTCTCTCAGGGGTCCTGCCAGAAGTGATGGGTGTGTTCCACCAGCCTCGCAGCCAGCACTCGCCCACCCACAGGGCAGCACTCCCCAAATGTCCCATCCCTTGGTGGTTGCACCTCCTCTGCTGTCACCCCCCCAAACTTGCATGGGATGGCAGCCACGGAGGAGGTGGGAATcagggaaggaggcaggaaGGACGGAAAGAAGCAGGAGGAAGGTGGCAGGAAAGTGGTGGCAGCGCTTGCAGTTTTATTTGGTCCTAAGGGAGGCTGGGTGGGGACACCAGGCGAGCAGCTGGGTTGGCACAAGGGTGTGTGCACAGATGGACCTGGGGGTGAGCTGGCCACATCCCCCTGTCCTGTTGGCCCCTCCACATGTCCCATCCTGCtcactccagctgctgcaggaaggcCAGGAGCTCGTGGTGCCACTCGTTGGGCTTGTCCAGGTAGCAGGCGTGTCCGGcgtcctgcagcaccagcacctgGTGCTCGGGAAGGTGCCGCAGGTTGCTCAGGCTTGCCTGCCCCAGCTCTGTGTCCTGGTCCCCATATACAATCAGCGTGGGTGTCTGGAGAGGGGGAACAAACTCTGAGCCTGCCAACGGCACCCAGGCACCTGCTCCTCCTGGTGGGGGACACCTTGGGACCAGGATATGGAAGGAGGACACTTGCCCTTCTCCCCCACCCACCATGacaaagggaaactgaggctcAGACTCCTGGGTCTCCTACTGCCCCCTTTCCCTCCTGTTACCCCACGGTCATGTTCCTTCACCGTCatgtttcccttttccagtGGCAATGGGTTTTCTGGCCTGTTTGGCCTTTCCCCTGCTCAACCATGGTGCCAGGGTACCCTTCTCACTGCCCCCTCCCTGTTCCCTGACCTCCCTCAATGTCCCTCCAGGCCATACTTTGATTTGGGTGTACTGCTCCGCTGTGAATTTCTCGGTGCAGATGGGTGCCACGGGCACATACGCCTTGAGCAGCTGGTTGTGCTGGaagaggaagggcagggagTACATGCCGCTGAGAGATGGGCTGATCACCACAGCTGGACCCAGGCACAGAGCCTCCAAaacagctttcaggaaagctCCTGGTGCCAGCTGGCCCACGGGCGCCGGGGCCACAGCATCCTTCGAGCGCCCCAGCCCTGAGCCATGGGAGACAGAAGTTGCCCTGTCATGTTCCCTGCCTCCTCGTGACCGGGAGAAGCCAGCACAGCAGGATGCCAGGGTCGCAACCCTAGCATCACAAACCCAAGTCGCTGTGTTGGCtcccccatggccaccacctcGCTCCGGGGCTGTGCTCTTCACCACATCTTACCCGGCAGGTCAATAGCCACAGCTCGGTAGCCGTTTTCAGCCAGCGTGGCGAGTGTCCGCAGCTGCAGCCAGGTGTCGGAGGAGAAGCGGATGCCGTGCAGGAGCAGGACGCTCAGCTTTGGTGCCCGCTGGGCCGGCTCGGCTCGGCGGTAGAACAGGGTTTGGCCTTCCACCGTGACGGTGCTCCCGGTGAGCTGCGGGGCGGCCATGCCCGGGGGTCGGGCCGGTGCCGGCCGCCTCTCGCCGCCCGCTCCGTGCCGcgccgggggagcggggcgcCGCGTCCCGGCTCCGAAGGCCGGtggggcggggagaggggaagCAGCTGCTCGTTTCCTGGCCGCAAggtccctcctcctttccccgTCGGCCGAGATACTCGGGGGTTACAAGTTTCCGACGCGCCTACCGCACAGAACGCGGAACATGGGTTTTCATGCATTGTCCGTTCATTATATCTTACTCTAGGCATCCCAGAACGGAGAAGTTAATATGTATAAGGCAATTAAGCATGCGCATTAGAATCAAAAGTCAAATTGTGGTTTATGCAAAGCAGGGGTCTCTCTTCTAATACTTCTAGTTAGCTGATTGGTCAATACTTAACTTTCTCTTCTTATCATAAGCCCGCACATTTTTGCAAAGATAGGCTTGCTGCACCACTTGCACCACATTTTCGTAAAGATGTGATAGTCGTCTGTTTCAGAACCGAGCCCCGCCGAGCTCTACCCGAGAGCtagccgagccgagccgagcgttgccgagccgagccgagccctACCCGAGAGCCAGCCGAGCCATAGCCGAGCTCAGCCGAGCGTTTGCCGAGCCGAGTCCTACCCGAGAGCTAGCCGAGCCACAGCCGAGCTCAGCCGAGCGCTTGCCGAGCCGACCCGAGCTGAGCCGAGAGCTCCAGCCGAGCCCTAGCCGAGCCAACCGAGCTCTGCCGAGTGTCCCCGAGCGCTGCCGAGTCGAGCCGAGCCCTCGCCTCTCCCCGCTGAACTCTGCCGAGCCTGGCCAAGGCCCAGCCGGGCCCTGCCAAACCGGAGCTCCG from the Caloenas nicobarica isolate bCalNic1 chromosome 11, bCalNic1.hap1, whole genome shotgun sequence genome contains:
- the LOC135993160 gene encoding putative protein-lysine deacylase ABHD14B, whose amino-acid sequence is MAAPQLTGSTVTVEGQTLFYRRAEPAQRAPKLSVLLLHGIRFSSDTWLQLRTLATLAENGYRAVAIDLPGLGRSKDAVAPAPVGQLAPGAFLKAVLEALCLGPAVVISPSLSGMYSLPFLFQHNQLLKAYVPVAPICTEKFTAEQYTQIKTPTLIVYGDQDTELGQASLSNLRHLPEHQVLVLQDAGHACYLDKPNEWHHELLAFLQQLE